The sequence TCACGCTCGTCGAGACCGGGACGGAGCTGATCTGTACGGAGGTTCCGAGCTGGCGGTCCGACGTGACCGCGGAGGTCGACCTGATCGAGGAGATCGCGCGGCTGCACGGGTACGACCGGATCTCGACCGAGCTGAGACCGTTCCGCCCGGGCGAATCGCCCGACGCCCCGCTCTGGCTGGTCGAGCGGCGGGTTCGCGACGCGCTGGTCGCCGAGGGTCTGTTGGAGGCGCGGCCCATGCCGTTCGTGGCGGAAGGCCGCGGCACCGACATCCGCGTGCTCAACCCGCTGGCGGAGAACGAAGCGTATCTCCGAAGCTCGATCCTCGAGACGCTCGCGCGCCGCGCCGAGCACAACCTGGGACACATGCAGGGCGACGTCCGGCTGTTCGAGATCGGCACCGTCTTCGCGCGCGGGGACGACCCCCGGCCGGTAGAGAGTCGGCACGCCGGCGCGCTGATAATGGGCGAGCGACGGCCCAGCCATTTCACCGAGAGCAAGCCGCCGGCGTGCGATCTGTGGGACGCGAAATGGATTGCAGAAGTCATTGCCCTTGCGGCATTTGGGCTAGATGACTTAAAGTTCAGTATGAGCGATGATTCGTCCCGTCTCGCGGTTATCGCCAAGGGCGAGGAGCTCGGCTTCGTGACCGAGGTCGCGTTGGACGCGCCAGCCTGGGCGACGCCTGCGTTCGGGGTCGAGCTGGACCTGGGCAGCGCCGCCGTGCACGACGCGCGTCGCACAGTGACTCGCCCGTTGCCGGTCACTCCCGCGGTGCAGGTCGATCTCGCCCTGGTTGTCCCCGACGACCTTCCCGCGGCCCGGCTGGCCGACGCGATCCGCGCGCACGCGGGCGATCTATTGGAGAAGCTCGAGCTGTTCGACGAGTTCCGCGGCCAGGGTGTGGAGCACGGGCAGCGCAGTCTCGCGTGGCGATTGACGTTCCGTCACCCGGAGCGCACACTACGCGACAAGGAGATCGATGCCCGCCGGACCAAGCTCCTACAGGCGCTTGAGGGAGAGCTAGGTGTCAGACAGCGCACGTCCTGAAAAAGCCGTGTTCAAGGAGCTCGAGTCGCTCGTCCGCCACCTGGGAGAGGAGCTCAGCGGCTTCCGCCGGCGCGCGCTCCAGGCCGAGGTGCGGTTGAAGGAGATCGACACCGCGGCGTCGTCGAGCAAGCCGACCCCCGAGCGGCTGGCTGCCCTCGAGCGCGAGAACAAGGATCTGACGCGGCGGCTCAAGGCCGCGACCGAGCGGGTCAAGGGGATGCTGGAGCGCGTGCGCTTCCTCCGCGAGCAGAGCGAGGCCGTGCAGTGACCGCCAAGAAAAACGTGGTCAAGGTCGAGATCCAGGGCGACGAGTACTCCATCCGCAGCGATGCGACCCCCGAGCACACGCGGGCGGTCGCAGAGCACGTGGACAAGACCATCAAGAGCGTTCTCCAGTCCACCAACGTGGAGCAGCACAAGGCGGCCATTCTGGCCGCCCTCCAGATCACGGACGAGCTGTTTCAGGCCCGCGAGGCCTCCTACGCGACCGTAGGGGCCATGCAGAAGCTCAGCGACGAGATTCGCCCGTGGCTCCCTCCCTCCAAGAGGCGGGATTAACTTTGCCGCAAAGCGCGACGACCATCCGGCGCGATGGAGGTATAGATCAGCATGGAATACAACACGGCGTTGATCGCCGCGGGCGGGCTGGTTCTGGCAGCTGTCTCCGCCGCGGCGTTTTTCTTTGTTGGACGACGCAAGGGCGCGGCTAGCGAGTTAGCCAGGCAGCGCGCGGCGAAGGACACGGCCGAAGAGGCCGCGCAGCGGATCGCAGCCGAGGCCGCCCGCGAGGCCGAGACGCTCAGAAAGAGCGCGGTCGTGGCGGGGAAGGAAGAGGTGATAGCCCTCCGCGAGGAATGGGAGGGTGAGGCCAGGAAGCGCCGCGAGGAGATCGAGCGCGAGGAGAAGCGCGTTCAGGAGCGTGGCACCGTCCTCGAGCGCAAGTTCGAGCTCGTCGAGCAGCGCGAGCGCGAGGTCACGCGCCGCAACGAGAGCATAGTCGAGCGCGAACAGACCATCGAGTCGCGCCGCCAGGAAGTCGAGCAGATCGTGGCCGAGGAGCGCCGCCGGTTGGAGCAGCTCGCCGGCATGTCCGCGGACGAAGCCAAGAACGAGCTGATCCGCCGGATCGAG comes from Gemmatimonadaceae bacterium and encodes:
- a CDS encoding cell division protein ZapA, with product MTAKKNVVKVEIQGDEYSIRSDATPEHTRAVAEHVDKTIKSVLQSTNVEQHKAAILAALQITDELFQAREASYATVGAMQKLSDEIRPWLPPSKRRD